Below is a window of Leuconostoc gasicomitatum LMG 18811 DNA.
TGTCCAAATACTTCAACTTTTATTCCCATATACAATTTTAATTGATTAATTGTGGATATGCTATCTTTTTGAGTAATATTTTTTAAAGGAGAATCTGCCAAAGCACTTCTTATTTGTGCCACTCCATAAGTTGGTGGAAAAAATTTCATTAAAAATTGAACATATTTAGGTAAAGCACCAATTGGTAAATAAATACCTGCAAGAAATCCTGTTAATGTTCCGACAATGGTTGATATTGAGCTAAAAGCAGTAACAGATTTGACAAAATTTACTATAAAAAAAGTCAGACTAGTTGAAGATAGTATATTTATAATTACATACAACAGTAATAATGGTAAAGAAGAAAAACTAATTATTGTATATCCCAATATTTTCATTACTATAGTCCAAAGTATAAATGCAATTAAAGTAATAATAAAACTCATTATCCAAGCAGCAATAATATAGCTAAGAACGATAGATAATTTTGATACGGGACTAACCGCAAAGCTTTTAAATATTTCTGTTTCATCATCCTTGACTTTAACCCCAAATATACCTAATGATACTGTTACTGAACTAACAATAATAATACCTGATAAAACCCACGTATTAACAAAAAGAAAATTCCCAGTATTGACTCCTATTGTATTGTTGATTGTTGACTCCAAATAATTTCCTAAAAACAGTACATATAATGCTATTGTCACCAATATTGCTATTAAAGATGAAATAATTGTTCCCTTATCTCTAAAATAGATTTTTAAATGTCTACTAATCAATGTAACTCCTCCTCAGAACGTTTCAAAATGTTTAAAAAGGCATCATCTAAACTGCCTTTTTGAAACTCAAATGAATCTATTAAATCGCTATTTTTTTTCAGTTCTTTACTAACTTCATCTATACTGGGGTTTTGAATAATTACATGATCCTCAAATTCTTCAAATTTTATATTTGATTTTACCAATGAATTAATGAGATTATCTTTTACATTATTTTGTGGATATATTAAAAATTTATCACAAGAATATTGATTTTTTAGCTCTAAAGAGGACCCCTTCGCAATTATTTTACCATTATTTAATACCATAATTAAGTCAGAATTTTTGGCTTCTTCAAGATAGTGTGTGGTTAAAAAAATGGTCATTCCAAGATTCTTTTTTAGTTCCCATATAATTTCCCAAACTCTCTTTCTTGATTTGGGATCCAATCCAGTAGTTGGCTCATCAAGTAATAATATTTTAGGATTATGGAAAATTGCTCGAGCAATTTCAACTCTTCTTTTCTGCCCTCCTGATAAAGTTATAAAATTTTGATTCAAATACTTTTTAAAATTTAATTTATTTGCAAGTTCATTTAATCTTTTATCAAACTTCCTACCCTTTATTCCATATAAACTGGCTCTAAACTTTAAATTTTCTGATACAGTCAATAAATCATCTAAAACATTTTGTTGATAAACAATACCTATTTCCCTTCTAATTTTATTTTTTTCAGTTTTAACATTTAATCCATCAACATAGGTCTCTCCACTTGAAGCATTTAAAACTGTACAAATAATGTTAATTGTAGTTGATTTTCCAGCGCCATTGGTCCCTAAAAAAGAAAATAGGGCTCCTTTTTCTACATCAAAGCTTATGTTATCTACAACAATAGTATCATTATATTTTTTTGTTAAATTATTTACTGATATAATTGAGTTCATCATTTCTCCTTTTGAGAAAATACTTTTGTATAACAAATACAAAATGTATCGACATACCGAATACTTAGAAATAATTTTTTATTTTTAAAAAATAATTTTGTTTTAAAACTATCATCTCTGAATGATACAGATACTTCCTTTTCACTTATTAAAAAAACTTCAAGTCCTTTAGGATTTCCACTTAATCCTATTCCTAGTAATTTTCCTACTGCCTCTTTTATGCACCATAAAGTCGTATAACCTCTATCTAAAAACTGTTGTGGATAAATTTGAGAAAGATATTCGATTTCTTTAGTAGAAAAACTAAAATGCAAAAATAAATCAGAAGAATTAGAAAAAATATTTTCTATATCAATTCCCACTTTTACGTTGGAATCTGAGAATATAACACCAACCAATGGATAGCAATAAGAAATGCTAACATCTAAGTTAGTAGATACTCCCTGATTGAGGACAAAAGGTTTACCTGTAATATTTTCTTTATTAAGAATTTCAATATCATCACTATTCGTTTTTAAAACATTACTAATTGAATTTTTTAGCAAGTGTCTTGATAATATTATTGAATTTTTTCGTGTTGTAGTATTTTGCCTATCAATTTTTTCTTTTTCACGTTTTGTTAAACTACCTCTCATACCTTTCAACTCTTCAGCAGTATAGTCAGAAACATCTTTCAAAATGTATTCTTTATTGTTGAGAGATACAATATTAAAGTGCAATATCATAATCTGAGACCTGTCCAACTTTCGTTAAATGCATTTTTTTAATGGAAAGGAGTAGCTCTTTATCTCTATAAATATAACCATCATAAATTACTTCATTATTTTCTTCACCTATTTTTTTAACATATACCTTTAGTTGTTCACCGATTTTAAAGTTACCGTATTTGACTGTTTCAGAAATATGTGTGGGCACAACAGTAGAACCATTTTGATGAAACTCATTTAATAACATCAGTCTGCCAAAATTATCAATGAGAATTGGATTTATTTGTGAATTAATGTTCTTCAAGAATGTGAAGACACCACTTTCATCTGTTACAATAATGTTTGCTCCCGTAATATTTTTATTAGAGTCAGTTCTTACATTGTTGATATTCTGAAATTCTGGCCCAAAAAAAATATTTTCTTTTCCTTTATCATAATATTTGTAAATATCTAAACTTTTCTCCATATCAATGTTATTAATTTCAATTAAATCTGTTTCAAAATTAGCTGGAGTTATTGGTATACTATTCTTCTCCATCTCTATAATTCCTGATGAGTTTACAATGTCGTTTTGTAAAACGACACCGTCTATATTTTTAAAATCGGAAGTAATTATCATTTTAATAATTAGTTTATCTTCATTTTGAAATATAATATTCCCAGTAATTTTTAAATCAACCGTTCTGGTTGGATAGACTTTTATAAATCTCATAAAATTAAAATCACGAATTTTTGTAATCCGAAAACCATTTTGTTCATTTAAATTTAGATATAAATCTGCTAATTCTGCAGCAGCTTCAATATGAAATACTCCCGCTAAAACGTTCGTCCCATTAACAATATGTTCTTGTAAATGTCTGTCAGTAGTTATAGACAACTTTCTTGTCGCTGTGATTTTATTTTTATCAAAATATTCAACCTTTTCAATCATTGAGTATTTTTCTCTATCAATAACGATGTTATCATCATTGATTATGTTTTTTTTGGACTGATCTGGCTGTACATCATCAAGTTGACCTAACGGCATATTCTTTTCTCCAAGATGATTAAAAATAAGAACCTCATTTAGATTTTGATATAAGAAAATTTCTTCTAAAAATCTTTGTGTTCCCTCAGATACGGAAATAAAGGATAGTCCTCGTTCATATTTTTGAACTTTTTCAACGTCATCATTCATCGCCATACCAACTTCGTCCCAAGCTGGCCAACCGATTACTATACTTTTAGTATTTGTAAGACTATTAATGTTATTAGAAATCTTCACTAATAGGTCTGCTGCTGCCGAATAATCTACCTGTCCATCCATTCCAAAACGACCACTAATTGAACCCATATGAATAATGAATTTGATTTGGCTTTGTGTAATAAAATACTTAAATAACATAAATATTGAATTTGATTTTACTTTTACGACATTTTGTGCTAAAAGTTCATTCTTAGCATTAATTTTTCCAAATGATGGTAGTCCAGCTCCATTAATTATGCCACTGATACGAATATTTTTATCATCTAAATGTTGCTTTAGTTCTACAACATACTTTTCTTTTGAAAAATCGCACTTGATATAATCAAATTGAATTTTTAAATCTGTTAAAATTTTAAGATTATTAAATAAGACTCTGGCATTTTTAAGCTTTTCATATTCAAATACAATTTCTATAACAGAAAGATTTGGGTCTATTCTCTTTCTCTCAACCATAAATTCTTTCTTGTATTTTTCAAACTCAATTTCTGACATTTGAATATACGGGTTATTTTTTGATGGTAACTCAGTTCTCCCAGTTAAAATAAGTTTTGTACCTGTAGAAATAGCTAATTTTTTAGCGCATTCGTATGTAATACCTCTACCACCACCTGTAACCAGAATTACTTCTTCATTAGATAATTTAAAACTTGTAGTAGAGACGTCATCTTGAACTTTTGAAGTAATAACTCCTTTTCTGACATTATTTTTAATACCTATTTCGATTAATTTTCCATAAGTTGAAAATTCTTTCAATAAAATATTAGCAACTTGCTCATCTGTAAGATTATCTGATTCATTAATATCTACTACCTTCGAAATAAATGGTCTTAATTCTTTTTCCAACGCTTTAATGAAACCAGTAACTAGTCCTCCTAGTGGATTTATTGTTTCATGATTTTTATTTTCTAACCCAAAATAGTCACCAATATTTGTTGCCCCAAAATAAGCTGTATTGCTATTATTACTTAAAAAATCATAGGAAATTTTACTTGTATAAAATAGACCATTATAAATATTTAATGTTCTATTCTCCCATTCATGCATATTTTCAAAGTCATTAATTGATGAAAATTCTGTTATTCCTTGTAAATTGATAATACAATCTACTTTTCCCAGAAGAGTAATGTTATATTCAATAATACGCTTTAGTTCTTTGGTATTTTCAAAATCAACTTCTAGTGGTGAAATTGTCGTAACTTTATTTTTTTCAGAAAGCTTTTCAGAGAGCAGTTTACCAATTACACCTTTCTTGGATTCACTAATGATTAGAATGCTTTTGTCTTCTAATAAATATTGCATCTCATGCTTTTGACTAAAATTAATTGTTTTTGAAGTGTAACGATTCATATCATAGAACTCATCAGGCTGTATTATTACATTCTCATCAGCCTGTATTTCAGTATTAGTAATACTCTTTTTAGCCACTAATGCAACAATTTGCGAAATTGTTCGAGGATTTTCACTATTATCAAATTCTGAGTCACTAATTGTGAATTCATCTTTTACTTTGGCCAAAATTTCTGCTTGTTTTACTGAGTCAATTCCTAAATCTGCTTCAAGATCTGCGTCGTCTTCTAATAATTCTAATGGATATCCTGTCTTTTCACTGATATATCCTTTTACTTTATCACTAATCTGTTCTGCATTTTCTTCTTTAACTGATGTTGCATTTTCTACGTCCGCTAGTGAATCAGCAGTTTTTATGAGTGCAACAATTTGCGAAATTGTTCGAGGATTTTCACTATTATCAAATTCTGAGTCACTAATTGTGAATTCATCTTTTACTTTGGCCAAAATTTCTGCTTGTTTTACTGAGTCAATTCCTAAGTCTGCTTCAAGATCTGCGTCGTCTTCTAATAATTCTAATGGATATCCTGTCTTTTCACTGATATATCCTTTTACTTTATCACTAATCTGTTCTGCATTTTCTTCTTTAACTGATGTTGCATTTTCTACGTCCGCTAGTGAATCAGCAGTTTTTATGAGTGCAACAATTTGCGAAATTGTTCGAGGATTTTCACTATTATCAAATTCTGAGTCACTAATTGT
It encodes the following:
- a CDS encoding ABC transporter ATP-binding protein, with the translated sequence MMNSIISVNNLTKKYNDTIVVDNISFDVEKGALFSFLGTNGAGKSTTINIICTVLNASSGETYVDGLNVKTEKNKIRREIGIVYQQNVLDDLLTVSENLKFRASLYGIKGRKFDKRLNELANKLNFKKYLNQNFITLSGGQKRRVEIARAIFHNPKILLLDEPTTGLDPKSRKRVWEIIWELKKNLGMTIFLTTHYLEEAKNSDLIMVLNNGKIIAKGSSLELKNQYSCDKFLIYPQNNVKDNLINSLVKSNIKFEEFEDHVIIQNPSIDEVSKELKKNSDLIDSFEFQKGSLDDAFLNILKRSEEELH
- a CDS encoding SDR family NAD(P)-dependent oxidoreductase; amino-acid sequence: MEKEIALERIQLLEDNGIYLKRNISGKKAVIFPGHGSQYVNMLSDLKGKHKIVDEVLKESEDYYKEIAGMPFWERLKTDEINTIPTLMQPAIIIANEVYFRILKKKYGVCPNVLLGHSLGEISALCAASVISFKDAIKIAYQRAKCLEFLDEKSKGRMISLKLSSNEEEKAINNYLFLHDNLELAIVNSQTQKIISGTKEDIKQLEKYCESIEIVSYILPVPYPFHSALLESIKGKYQQEIKKISFTIPSINIYSTILSRLYLKKDFVNIVEILGNQLIEPFNFKSIIEDLYNNYNVKKFFECGSNRIMTNIVDEILKGKEYTCINLNSKKENDFVTLKKAEVKLSMIDNQDSNHSLYAIINSVTGYPIDIIKKSIETNDFQSNYGLQLALSSETQEQIIEKYNRKSQSQYTSFDALILNKVPEYENSSSKKNDELLIKLGNAEQISDKVKGYISEKTGYPLELLEDDADLEADLGIDSVKQAEILAKVKDEFTISDSEFDNSENPRTISQIVALIKTADSLADVENATSVKEENAEQISDKVKGYISEKTGYPLELLEDDADLEADLGIDSVKQAEILAKVKDEFTISDSEFDNSENPRTISQIVALIKTADSLADVENATSVKEENAEQISDKVKGYISEKTGYPLELLEDDADLEADLGIDSVKQAEILAKVKDEFTISDSEFDNSENPRTISQIVALVAKKSITNTEIQADENVIIQPDEFYDMNRYTSKTINFSQKHEMQYLLEDKSILIISESKKGVIGKLLSEKLSEKNKVTTISPLEVDFENTKELKRIIEYNITLLGKVDCIINLQGITEFSSINDFENMHEWENRTLNIYNGLFYTSKISYDFLSNNSNTAYFGATNIGDYFGLENKNHETINPLGGLVTGFIKALEKELRPFISKVVDINESDNLTDEQVANILLKEFSTYGKLIEIGIKNNVRKGVITSKVQDDVSTTSFKLSNEEVILVTGGGRGITYECAKKLAISTGTKLILTGRTELPSKNNPYIQMSEIEFEKYKKEFMVERKRIDPNLSVIEIVFEYEKLKNARVLFNNLKILTDLKIQFDYIKCDFSKEKYVVELKQHLDDKNIRISGIINGAGLPSFGKINAKNELLAQNVVKVKSNSIFMLFKYFITQSQIKFIIHMGSISGRFGMDGQVDYSAAADLLVKISNNINSLTNTKSIVIGWPAWDEVGMAMNDDVEKVQKYERGLSFISVSEGTQRFLEEIFLYQNLNEVLIFNHLGEKNMPLGQLDDVQPDQSKKNIINDDNIVIDREKYSMIEKVEYFDKNKITATRKLSITTDRHLQEHIVNGTNVLAGVFHIEAAAELADLYLNLNEQNGFRITKIRDFNFMRFIKVYPTRTVDLKITGNIIFQNEDKLIIKMIITSDFKNIDGVVLQNDIVNSSGIIEMEKNSIPITPANFETDLIEINNIDMEKSLDIYKYYDKGKENIFFGPEFQNINNVRTDSNKNITGANIIVTDESGVFTFLKNINSQINPILIDNFGRLMLLNEFHQNGSTVVPTHISETVKYGNFKIGEQLKVYVKKIGEENNEVIYDGYIYRDKELLLSIKKMHLTKVGQVSDYDIAL
- a CDS encoding ABC transporter permease, encoding MISRHLKIYFRDKGTIISSLIAILVTIALYVLFLGNYLESTINNTIGVNTGNFLFVNTWVLSGIIIVSSVTVSLGIFGVKVKDDETEIFKSFAVSPVSKLSIVLSYIIAAWIMSFIITLIAFILWTIVMKILGYTIISFSSLPLLLLYVIINILSSTSLTFFIVNFVKSVTAFSSISTIVGTLTGFLAGIYLPIGALPKYVQFLMKFFPPTYGVAQIRSALADSPLKNITQKDSISTINQLKLYMGIKVEVFGHLLTNIDITIILLGTTILFTLLSVIQLKETSK
- a CDS encoding 4'-phosphopantetheinyl transferase family protein: MILHFNIVSLNNKEYILKDVSDYTAEELKGMRGSLTKREKEKIDRQNTTTRKNSIILSRHLLKNSISNVLKTNSDDIEILNKENITGKPFVLNQGVSTNLDVSISYCYPLVGVIFSDSNVKVGIDIENIFSNSSDLFLHFSFSTKEIEYLSQIYPQQFLDRGYTTLWCIKEAVGKLLGIGLSGNPKGLEVFLISEKEVSVSFRDDSFKTKLFFKNKKLFLSIRYVDTFCICYTKVFSQKEK